Proteins encoded together in one Centropristis striata isolate RG_2023a ecotype Rhode Island chromosome 6, C.striata_1.0, whole genome shotgun sequence window:
- the fads2 gene encoding acyl-CoA 6-desaturase — protein sequence MGGGGQLTESGEPGSGRVGGVYTWEEVQSHCSKNDQWLVIDRKVYNITQWAKRHPGGIRVISHYAGEDATEAFTAFHPDIKFVQKFLKPLLIGELAATEPNQDRDKNARIIQDFHTLRAQAESQGLFQARPLFFCLHMCHILLLEALAWLIVWVWGTSWTLTFLSSFMLATAQLQAGWLQHDFGHLSVFKKSSWNHILHKFAIGHLKGASANWWNHRHFQHHAKPNIFSKDPDVNMLHIFVVGATQPVEYGMKKIKYMPYHHQHQYFFLVGPPLLIPVYFHVQIIRTMISRHDWVDLAWSLSYYLRYLCCSIPMYGLFGSMVLISFVRFLESHWFVWVTQMNHLPMDIDHEKHQDWLSMQLQATCNIKQSPFNDWFSGHLNFQIEHHLFPTMPRHNYHLVAPLVRALCEKHGIPYQVKTMWQGIADVFRSLKTSGDLWLDAYLHK from the exons ATGGGAGGTGGAGGCCAGCTGACGGAGTCAGGAGAGCCAGGCAGCGGGCGAGTAGGAGGCGTCTACACATGGGAGGAGGTGCAGAGCCACTGCAGCAAGAATGACCAGTGGTTGGTGATCGATCGAAAGGTTTACAACAtcacacagtgggccaaaaggCACCCAGGAGGGATCCGGGTCATCAGCCACTATGCTGGAGAGGATGCCACG GAGGCATTCACTGCTTTTCATCCCGATATAAAGTTTGTACAAAAGTTTTTGAAGCCTCTGCTGATTGGAGAGCTGGCAGCGACAGAGCCCAACCAGGACCGGGACAAAAAC GCAAGAATCATACAGGATTTCCACACTTTACGTGCTCAGGCGGAGAGCCAGGGTCTGTTTCAAGCTCGGCCTTTGTTCTTCTGCCTCCACATGTGTCACATCCTGCTGCTGGAGGCCCTCGCCTGGCTGATCGTCTGGGTCTGGGGGACTAGCTGGACACTGACGTTTCTGAGCTCCTTCATGCTGGCAACCGCTCAG ttgCAGGCTGGATGGCTGCAGCACGACTTCGGCCACTTGTCTGTCTTCAAGAAGTCCAGCTGGAATCACATATTGCACAAGTTTGCCATCGGTCATTTGAAG GGAGCGTCGGCCAACTGGTGGAATCACCGGCATTTCCAGCATCACGCTAAACCCAACATCTTCAGTAAGGACCCTGATGTCAACATGTTGCACATCTTCGTAGTTGGAGCCACTCAGCCAGTGGAG TACGGCATGAAGAAGATCAAATATATGCCATATCACCACCAACACCAGTACTTCTTTCTTG tTGGACCGCCACTTCTCATTCCAGTTTACTTCCATGTTCAGATAATTCGCACCATGATTTCCCGCCATGACTGGGTG GATCTGGCTTGGTCTCTGTCTTACTACCTGCGCTACCTGTGCTGCTCTATACCCATGTACGGCCTGTTTGGCTCAATGGTGCTCATCAGCTTTGTCAG GTTTTTGGAGAGTCACTGGTTTGTGTGGGTGACTCAGATGAATCATCTGCCGATGGACATCGACCACGAGAAGCACCAGGACTGGCTGTCCATGCAG TTACAAGCCACCTGTAATATCAAGCAGTCCCCCTTCAATGACTGGTTCAGCGGACACCTCAACTTTCAGATCGAACACCA TTTGTTTCCCACGATGCCGCGCCACAACTACCACCTGGTGGCCCCGCTGGTCCGTGCACTGTGTGAGAAACACGGGATTCCTTACCAGGTGAAAACAATGTGGCAAGGCATTGCCGACGTTTTCAG